Below is a window of Leptospira sp. WS58.C1 DNA.
GTTTTAGGTGTTTCAGTGCCTGACGATACGCTCTGTTGTATATTCTTTGTCTTTGTGTTCTTCTTATCTTAGCTATTTTAGATAAAAAATTCATGTGCCATCCACCTTTTACCTTGCATATACCGGAATGGTTTTCGCTTCAATTTCTATCCGTTTGGTGGTTAGACCTAATATATCGACTTATTTATCCCTACGGTCAAATTTAAAGTCCTTAATTTTTGCAATTGTATGAATTCAAGATGTAAAATTCTTGAAATTGATAAGCTATACTAACATAAAAGTATCTGGAGGGCGTTCTTATGTCTAAAGGTGATAATCTAAGCGAAGAACTCCAAATTTTGAAAGATAAGGCCAAACAAATCACAGGTAAGGCCCGGGAGGAATACTTGGAACATGTATCTGATCTTAAGGAAAAGTTAAAGCAAGTTACTGGTGAAACCAGCGAAAAGGCCAAACAAATTATCGATCAAACGGGAACTTATATCAAAGAAAACCCACAGAAAGCAACTTTGATCGGACTAGGAGTCGGAGTCGGGATAGGCGTGATCATTGGTATGCTTATCGGTCGACGAAAATAGTACGGACATTATCCATTGGCCGCTAAAAAAAAGGATTCGGAAGAAATTCCTTACGAAAAAAGTGAAAAGCAGGAAGGAACTTCATTTT
It encodes the following:
- a CDS encoding DUF883 family protein, producing the protein MSKGDNLSEELQILKDKAKQITGKAREEYLEHVSDLKEKLKQVTGETSEKAKQIIDQTGTYIKENPQKATLIGLGVGVGIGVIIGMLIGRRK